GGTTTTGGCCAGTTTCAGATGTTCCTCATGGTGTTTCATGTATCCCAATGCGTAGATCCAGATGAGCGGACCGACGATGGAAATGATGAGAACCATGACCAAGCTCAGGCTGTCAGCAAAAATAGCCGGAACATGGGTTGTGTGGTCCATGAGGAAGAATTCGAGATATGCCAGAGCAAGAATCTGAAAACCGGCAAATCCCATGATAAGGTTGTTTTTTCGTTTAAAACCGAAATACAAAATAACAAACAACAGAACAAAGTCGCATAAAGCGACCAGACCATTGGCGTCAATTCCTATAAACGTCGAGATGTCATACGCTTCAAACGTTCCCATTGCCAACAGTGCAAGCGAACTCAATGCCATGATCACCGATGTGACCAGGACAATTGTAGTGCGCACTTGGTGACTTTTCACGAACGCATGAAGGAGACCGACGAGGAAGGGAAGGACAACCAGGCAAAAGACCAGTGTGTCAAGCATAGGCACCTCTTGTCGGAGTAAGAAGGGCGGCACGAAAGCCAGTGACTCAAACGATATGACAGGGTACGGAATAGAGGGGTACAACGCGACGAACCCCCGTTGTCGCGTTGTGGGGAGGGATCCAAACTCCTGTCGATTTGATTTTATAAAGGACTTAGTATGTCAGGTCAAGAAGATATGCGACTATTACAGCATGGGGATGGATTTTGTACGGTGGTGAGGGGAGCGTGTTCTGCAGAAAAATGAATGTAGTGATGTTGTAGCTTTTTATTGTTCATGCTACTTTTGCAGAGATTTTTTTTTACATCAAGTCTATCTGGTGGTGTTTTATGTAGAAATTGATTGATTCTCGAATCGATTGTATGAATTTCATGTTTTTCTACTGTCATAAAAATAGCACATGGTGGTTTTTCGATCCGATAGCTATGTGTATTTTGTTTTACTTCTCTCGCGTATGAGATGTTGATGCTTTTTTTGCAGTTTTTTCTGATTCAAGGAGATCATGGAAAAATATCTGAACAAATCGTCCGGATATAACATCAGGGAAAAAATACATTTTTTCTGTCTCACCAGGAAATGATGAGACAAAAGCAAAAAAGAGTGCATCTGACGTCTGCACCATACTTTCTTGAAGGCGTTGTTCCAGGCTTTTCTTCGAGTCTGTATCAGGAATGTCGCTTAATCGACAGCGCAGTGGGCGATGTTCAAATATGAGGCATTCACCGTACTCGTTGAGTGGACATAGAAGAGGTTCGTCAATGGGACGTTCCATGTTAGGAATACTTTGCACGTGGTTTCGTCGAGCACGACGTAATGCTGCAGCGGATTGCACCGCAGCGGCGACAATGGATTGTCGTTCTGTTCGGCCCAGCGTCAGATTGACCATGTGTTTGATGTATACAGCTTCGGCCAATCCCACGGAGAATGGTATGCGGCAACAGTCATCGTGATCTTTTCCACAATGATGCTGCACATTATATTTGAGAGCGAAAGCGTCAATAGTTTCAGCCGCGCGCTCGACATCGGTAAAAAAAGGATAGAGATTGACTTGGTTTTTCATTTCCAGGCTGGGTTCCCGCAAATGGAGCCGTCCGCTTCGCTTGCCGTATTTTCGAATGAACCTCCATTGGCTGAAATTTTGCGGTTTGGCTTTGAGCTTTTTGAGGCGCTTGTCTGCCAGTTTGTGACCAAGTCCTTTGCGCAGGAGATACGAGTTGAGCACGGTGCCTGTTCGGCCCAATCCGTGTCTACAGTGAATGAGAACATTCTTTCCCAAATAAATGACTTCATCCAACCAATCCAGACCACGCTCAAGGGCTTCCATATCCGGTGCAGATTCGTCTTCGATGGGAAGGTAGTAGACTTCAAATCCCTGATCGGCTTCAAGCCAGTGAAGATCACAGAATTCCGAACACAAATTCAATATAGCATCGATGCCTTCACGTTTGAGCGCATCCAGGTCATCGTAGCTCATGGGAGCAGCTCCGATAGCCAGTTGGTTCGTCACCCAGGTGAGTGTATATTGAGAAAGGCCTGCCATAATCGTTTCTTTCGTTTCCTTGTGTTCAGAAAGATTTCCTGACGGCTCCTCGGGAACCGTCCTTTATTTTATTGCAACGGCGTTTTAGATGCCAAGTCGCGCTTATGATTTATCATGTGCTTCATAAATGGCTTTGATCTGTACAACGCAAGGATGATTCAGGTTGCAGAGACAGCCAATACAGCGAATTGCGTACCACTCAGGTTTTGTTGAGGACATCCTGGGAGCGTCCTGCGGTCTGTAGCTCAAAGGTGAAAATCGAACCGTTTCCGACAGTCGACTCCGCCCAGATGACGCCCCCATAGTGTTCAATGATTTGTTTACAGATACTCAACCCTAGTCCCGACCCTGTGGGTTTTCCCGCAGTGATGTCTCCGCCATATAACGATTGATGGAATAGATTGAATACTCTGGATAATTCTTCTGGGGCAATGCCTGTTCCGGTGTCTTTGACCTGGACACGAACAACACCGGGAGCTGATTCATGCGCGATGACTTCAACTTCACCCTGGGGAGTGAATTTCGCGGCATTTTCGATGAGATTGTGCATGACTTGCATGAATCTGTCACGGTCCACATAAAGATAAGGAAGTCTGTCTGCAACTGTATATTTGAGTTCTACTGGTTTGTCTGTGAAAATATTCTGCGCGACCTCAACGGACTCAAGAATGGCATCACGAACGGAAAAGAGACTTGGCTTCCAAATCAGTCGTCCTGACTCTATGCGGTTAAGATCAAGCACGTCATTGATAAGTCGTCGAAGTCGTTCTCCTTCCTGATGAATGATAGCGAGGTTGTCGGTAATGACACGGGCACGCTTGGCCAGTTCCGGATCATGTTTATAGAGTGGACCGAAATGTTTATTGAACGTTTTATCACTTATTTTGGCAAATCCAAGAATGGACGTCAGAGGCGTGCGCAATTCATGGGAAACAGAAGACAGAAAAACTGACTTCATAGTGTCGAGTTCCGTTAACCGGCTATTTGCTCGCTCGAGTTCTTCTGCCTTGGCGGCAAGATCACGTGTGCGGTCGGCAACTTTTGCTTCAAGTGTTCTTCCTTGGTCTTCCAACGTCGACATCATCTCGCAAATGGCTGTACTCAAGTATTCAATTTCTTCAACACCTGTGTAGTGGGGCTTTTCCCCCTTGCGAATGCTGGCAATAACATTTTGGATTGGATGCCGAATAAAGCGTTCGGCTAAAAGAATCATAAGAAGAGCGGTGAGACACAGAATGACTGATGCCGCGATTGCAATACGATGCACGCGTATATTGAGTGTGGTAAATTGTGTACTGTCATTTATGAGGGTGATTCTCCATTTCCATGGGGAAAAAAGAAAGGTCAGCGTATAGTATTTCGTGTTATTGAGAGAGAAATTATAGAGATTTTTTGTCTTATATGCGGAGTCTGGGATGCTGAAATTGGGGTGAGGATGATTGGTTGCATGAAGTGGTTCATATCCTTCTGCCATGTGTTGTGCGATGATTCCCTTTATGTTGTGTTCTCGGAAATATACTGCCAATTCTTCAAGAGCTTGCGCCTGGTTGAGCTGGAGCTGTTCAGGGGTGTGCTTCGTTTGAGCATGAGTGAGCTGATCAAGATGCTTTGTACAAATGAATAATACGTCACGAGACAGCCAATGCAAATTGTTTTCGATGGTTGTATCAAGAAAGTTGACGATGGAGTTATCAATTAAGGAAAAAAAGAGTATTCCAGACAATGTCCAGAGCAGAAGAAGCGGAACAATGAGCCTTACAAGGAGATTTTTCTTCAGGCGTTTGAGCAGGGGCATGCGTTCTGTTCCGCCTTGGAATAATGGTTGTTGAAAAGGCTCTTCTATTCTCCATACAGGAGAATAGATCCATGTCTTATTTCTGAGAAATACGTCTCCGTTGTCCGAACATATTTCGTCTTTTCAAATTGAAGTCAGGATAAACATCGTATTTTCACCCAGCTCATTCGATAATTCGCAAGATTGAGACGTAATGGTTTATTATATGGAACGATACCATCTTTTCGTCCCAATCTGCCCGCGAAAAGATGGATTCAAAGCACCCATGCTGTTGTCCGGAGTATATCTTCGCAGGGGAGCATACACTCAATACAGAATTTACGCTCAATATTACAGAAAAAATAAAGGAATGACCAGATCGATGTATGCCTGAACAGATGAGAAGGGAGCGTGCTCACCGCGATGCTTCCTGCTTGACAAGGTGGTCTCGCAATGGGACGAAGCCTGTCTTGTTCGTCTCTACATCTTCCAGAATCGGAGAATATGCTGCATGGCTCGCATTCTTTACGGGGTGCATGGCACCCAACATGGTCACGCTATACGGGCATTGACCATTGCCCGCCATTTGGGGGAACACGAAATTCTTTTTGTTTCCAGCGAGGAAGGAGCTGAACTCCTCGCACGGGAGTATCGCGTTGAGACCGCTCTCAACCCTGGGACTCGATATAAAAATTATCAGATCGACACGCCAGCTACGCTGAAACTGGCTGCAAATGTATTGCGGCAACGCGGCCGCGAGGTTCATCGTCTCGTGAAGATTGCCGAAGCGTTCAAGCCGGATGTCTGCTTGTCTGATTACGAATACTTTGTTCCCTTGGTGTCGAAAAAGATGGGAATTCCATGTCTGAGTGTGGACCACCAGCATGTCATTAGTTTGTGCAGTCATCCTGTGCCGCCCAAACTTTGGATTGATTATGCCGGCATTTCAACTTCAATTCGATTTTTGTTCAGCCATTGTGACCAGTACCTTGCCATTTCCTTTTATCGACCTCCAGTCAAACCCGGGCTTCCCGGCCGAATCGCCCCACCGATCCTCCGCGAAAGTGTCGGCAAAGTCGAAGCGAGCCAAGGTGATCATATTCTCGTCTATCAGAGTTGTTCCATTTGTGATGATCTTGTGCCTTTCCTGAAAAGGCTTCAGCGACCATGTCTTGTCTATGGATACAACCGGAGCGGTAATGATGGGAATATTACATTCAGGCCGTATTCGGAGACACAACTTTTGGAAGATCTGGCCAGTGCGGCCTATGTGATTTGTGGAGGAGGGCACAGCTTGATATCCGAATCCTTGTATTACGGGAAGCCAATTCTGTCGTTGCCTGTCGCCGGTGCGTTTGAGCAACAGCTCAATGCTATTTACATTGAACATCTTGGGTATGGTATGAATCGGACCATGGCTGACCTTTCCCCCGCGCTTATTGCAACGTTTGAGTCAAAGCTCGATTCGTATGTGGAGTCTGTGGCGAGTCAGACGTTTTGCGGCAATACCGAAGTCTTTGGAACTGTTGAAGGATTCGTGCGCACTGGGCGCATGGATATTGCGTCGTCAGCCTAATTCCGGTAATGGCTTGCATCTGTATTCTCTATAAGAGTGAAAGCGGCCCGATATTCGGCATTCCGTTGTTTATTCGAGTAAATGACTACCGATTAGGGACGGTAATTCCATGTTTTATCCGTCCGGATTGTGCTTGACAGGAGGCTCTCCAATGAAGACTCGCCCTTTGACCCCAGAGAAGTACTATCGTCTCCCATGGAATTTGGCCGACAATGCCATCACGTGGCTTGAGCCCACGACAAAGTGCAATTTGTATTGTGAAGGCTGTTACAGGGAGAATGATCCGGGTGGTCACCGCTCCTTGGACGATGTTATTCGTGAGCTGGAAGAAGTGAAGCGTCTTCGTCGGACAGATGGTATTTCCATTGCTGGTGGTGAGCCGCTGATCTATCCGGATATTGTTGAGCTTGTGCGTTATGTGGTCAAGCAGGGGTGGAAGGCAATTATCAATTCGAATGGTCAAGCGTTGACCCCGGAACTCGTGCGTGATCTGCGTGATGCTGGTTTGACCGGATTTACGATGCATGTCGATTCACATCAGAAGCGCCCTGGTTGGCAGGACAAGACCGAAGAAGAGCTGAATGAACTGCGTGAAAAGCTTGCGCAGATGATATTTGAAGAAGGCAAGGGGAAAATCGCATGTGCTTTCAATGCAACGATTTATCGCGATACACTCAAAGATATTCCCATGCTGACCAAATGGGCTCATGCCAACATGGATATAGTCCATACAATGGTCTACATTTTGTTCCGTTCAGCGAGACGCCAGGGGCAATTCGATACATTTGTTCATGGGAATAAGGTTGACGTGGGACAACTCGTCTACCAGCTTGATCATCAGGAAGGACATCTCGATATCGTATCGCAAGAAGTCGCTGATGAAATTCGCTCCGTCTATCCAGAGCACGAACCCTGCGCCTATCTTAACGGAACCGAAGACCCGCTGTCCATGAAATGGCTTTTGACGCTTCGGGTGGGGAATAAAGACGAACTTCTTGGATATATGGATTCGAAGTTTGCCGAAATGATGCAGGTGATCCACCACTTGTTTTTTGGGACCTATCTTGCGTATACACGGCCATGGCTTATGAAGCACGTCCAAGTACTGTTTCCCTTGGCGATTTTTAACAAGGGAATGCGCAAAATTTTCCTGCGTTGGTTGTTTTCTCCTAAGCGGTGGACCCAATCCGTGGATATTCAATCCATAATGGTCATTCAACCGTGTGATATTTTTGATGATGGCCGGCAAAATATGTGCGATGGCTGTCCAGACGCCATTTTTCATAAAGGGAAGATGGTGTGGAGTTGTCGTGTTGACGAACTGGAAAAGTTCGGTGGTTTTCTTTCCTGCGCTCCGCGTCAGGGGTGTAAATAAGTCCATTCGGCGTGTATTGTTTGTCTGGGGCCACTATTGCCCGAAATGTGCCGCTACAATTGAGTTCGAAGTTGGCGGGGTGTCTGCGTTCGTCGCGTCCTGACTTCGGTATAAAGGAAGTTCTTTGAGCAAAGTGAAAACCACTGTGTCTCCAACGGACCCGTCGTCCTACCGTATCGTTCGGAAGTTTGCGCACCTGCTTGGGGCGCAGTGGATTCGCGATGCGTTGCATACAGCCTTCCTCATCTATCTGGCCCGGACGAGTACCAGCGATTACGGCGAGTTTATGCTTGCCTTTTCAACGGCTTCCATCGTGTTGTTTTTGGCTGAGTTTGGTCTGAATCAGCCTCTTGTCTCTGCATTAAGTAAAAAATTCAGTCATAAAGGCGACATTCTCGCCCAGTATAGCCTTATTAAAAGCGCACTCCTTCTTGTTGGTTGGATTGGCGTACTCATTTTTGTTTATTGGCAGAATTACACACCGGGATTGAAGAACCTTGTACTTGTCATCACGGTCGGTGTGGGGATGGAGGCGCTAGCGAGCTCGTTTTTTGTCGCTTGCCGCGTACGCGGGCGGCAGGATTTGGAGAGCCGTATCCGAGCGGGTTCATCTCTGATCGGTTATGGATATGGCTTGACGATGCTTTTGCTTGGCGTCATGCCGCACTGGGTTGCATTATTCAAAGTTATCGAAAATGGGTGCAACCTGGCTGGCGG
This genomic window from Desulfovibrio inopinatus DSM 10711 contains:
- a CDS encoding protein-tyrosine phosphatase family protein, which gives rise to MAGLSQYTLTWVTNQLAIGAAPMSYDDLDALKREGIDAILNLCSEFCDLHWLEADQGFEVYYLPIEDESAPDMEALERGLDWLDEVIYLGKNVLIHCRHGLGRTGTVLNSYLLRKGLGHKLADKRLKKLKAKPQNFSQWRFIRKYGKRSGRLHLREPSLEMKNQVNLYPFFTDVERAAETIDAFALKYNVQHHCGKDHDDCCRIPFSVGLAEAVYIKHMVNLTLGRTERQSIVAAAVQSAAALRRARRNHVQSIPNMERPIDEPLLCPLNEYGECLIFEHRPLRCRLSDIPDTDSKKSLEQRLQESMVQTSDALFFAFVSSFPGETEKMYFFPDVISGRFVQIFFHDLLESEKTAKKASTSHTREK
- a CDS encoding sensor histidine kinase, with translation MPLLKRLKKNLLVRLIVPLLLLWTLSGILFFSLIDNSIVNFLDTTIENNLHWLSRDVLFICTKHLDQLTHAQTKHTPEQLQLNQAQALEELAVYFREHNIKGIIAQHMAEGYEPLHATNHPHPNFSIPDSAYKTKNLYNFSLNNTKYYTLTFLFSPWKWRITLINDSTQFTTLNIRVHRIAIAASVILCLTALLMILLAERFIRHPIQNVIASIRKGEKPHYTGVEEIEYLSTAICEMMSTLEDQGRTLEAKVADRTRDLAAKAEELERANSRLTELDTMKSVFLSSVSHELRTPLTSILGFAKISDKTFNKHFGPLYKHDPELAKRARVITDNLAIIHQEGERLRRLINDVLDLNRIESGRLIWKPSLFSVRDAILESVEVAQNIFTDKPVELKYTVADRLPYLYVDRDRFMQVMHNLIENAAKFTPQGEVEVIAHESAPGVVRVQVKDTGTGIAPEELSRVFNLFHQSLYGGDITAGKPTGSGLGLSICKQIIEHYGGVIWAESTVGNGSIFTFELQTAGRSQDVLNKT
- a CDS encoding glycosyltransferase family protein, encoding MARILYGVHGTQHGHAIRALTIARHLGEHEILFVSSEEGAELLAREYRVETALNPGTRYKNYQIDTPATLKLAANVLRQRGREVHRLVKIAEAFKPDVCLSDYEYFVPLVSKKMGIPCLSVDHQHVISLCSHPVPPKLWIDYAGISTSIRFLFSHCDQYLAISFYRPPVKPGLPGRIAPPILRESVGKVEASQGDHILVYQSCSICDDLVPFLKRLQRPCLVYGYNRSGNDGNITFRPYSETQLLEDLASAAYVICGGGHSLISESLYYGKPILSLPVAGAFEQQLNAIYIEHLGYGMNRTMADLSPALIATFESKLDSYVESVASQTFCGNTEVFGTVEGFVRTGRMDIASSA
- a CDS encoding radical SAM protein; translated protein: MKTRPLTPEKYYRLPWNLADNAITWLEPTTKCNLYCEGCYRENDPGGHRSLDDVIRELEEVKRLRRTDGISIAGGEPLIYPDIVELVRYVVKQGWKAIINSNGQALTPELVRDLRDAGLTGFTMHVDSHQKRPGWQDKTEEELNELREKLAQMIFEEGKGKIACAFNATIYRDTLKDIPMLTKWAHANMDIVHTMVYILFRSARRQGQFDTFVHGNKVDVGQLVYQLDHQEGHLDIVSQEVADEIRSVYPEHEPCAYLNGTEDPLSMKWLLTLRVGNKDELLGYMDSKFAEMMQVIHHLFFGTYLAYTRPWLMKHVQVLFPLAIFNKGMRKIFLRWLFSPKRWTQSVDIQSIMVIQPCDIFDDGRQNMCDGCPDAIFHKGKMVWSCRVDELEKFGGFLSCAPRQGCK